The DNA sequence GGCGCCGATGAAGTGGCTTTATTTGCCGCCTCCTCGGAAACCTTCAGCCAGAAGAACATCAACTGTTCCATCGCCGAGAGCCTTGAGCGGTTCGCGCCGGTGATTGCCGCCGCCACCAACGCGGGCCTCCCGGTGCGCGGCTACATTTCCTGTGTGCTGGGCTGCCCCTATGAGGGCGCCGTTACCCCCGGTGCCGTACTGACACTGACGCGAGAGCTACTGGCCATGGGCTGTCGGGAAGTCTCCCTGGGCGACACCATCGGTGTCGGCACCGCGGGCGATACCGAGCGGCTTCTGGCGCACCTGCTTCCGGAAGTCGGGCCGGAACGACTGGCCGTGCACTTTCACGACACCTACGGTCAAGCGCTGGCCAATATTCTGGTGGCGCTGAATGCCGGTATTGCCACCATCGACAGCGCCGTGGCCGGCCTGGGCGGCTGCCCATTCGCACCGGGGGCCGCCGGGAATGTGGCCACCGAGGATGTGGTCTACCTGCTCAACGGCCTGGGTATCGAGCACGGCGTGGACCTGGACAAGCTCATCCTGGCCGGAGAGCGCATCTGTTCCGTGCTGGAACGGGACAACGCCTCCCGCGCGGCCCGCGCCTATCTCAACCGTCGCACCTGACGGTTTTGTCTGAACCGACTGATCAAGACCCCCTTACATTATGACTGACGATTCTTTACCTCTGGAAGCGACCCTGAATCTGGAAACGGCCACCATTCCCTGGCGAGAGCTACAGCGTTTTTTCGCCGCCGGTCGGGCCATTGCGGTGGCCCCGGAGCTGGATCTGGTAAAAGTGGGCGCGGAGCTGTCCCGGGATAATGCCGATCAGTTCAAAGCCTGGATGGAGGAGGGCAAGGTGGATGCGGTGAGCGACACCCAAGCGCAGGCGTGGTTTGAGGCCGATGCCGAGGTTTGGGCTCTGGTGATCAAGCCTTATGTTTTGGTGCAGGGACACCAGTAGTCACGCCCGGCAATTTGGGTAATGGCGGATGCGGGCTCCGCCCTTATCCGCCCTACGGGTGGCTCCGAGGTCTGCGTAGGGCGGATAAGCGAAGCGCATCCGCCGTTACCCCGGCCAACCAGGCACCCAACTAACCCCGACGTTTGTGTTGGCGCTCCCAATTTTCTTGGCGTTTTCGTTCGCTCTTGCGCAGGAGAATATACGTTGCCCCACTGCCGCCGTGTTGGGGCTGGGCCGAGTGCATCGCCAATACCTCGTGCATCTGGGGCAACCAGTGCGCCACGCAGCTTTTCAGCAACGCCGGGGTTTCCCGTCCCACGCCCTTGCCGTGGGTGATCAGCCCGCAGCGAATATCCTGGGCCATGCAATCCTGCACAAACTGAAACACCGCCCGCCGCGACTCCTCCACCGTCATCCGGTGTAGGTCCAGACGGGCATCCACCGTGTATTTACCCAAGCGCAAATTCCGATACACCCCGTTCTGCACACCGTCACGCTTGAACGCCAGGTGATCGTGCGGGTCGACCGGAGGCACGTAATCCCCGGACAGGAAGTTACTCTCCGCCCCCACCACTTCGCGCACCGCCATCTCCCGGCGTTGCGCCAGGGTTTCGGCCGGTGCGTCCGACTTGTTCAGAGGGACTTTGGGCTCACTCTTGATCGGGCGCACATCGCGCATTTCCCGCTCAAACAGTGCCCACTCGTCACGTTCATCACTGCTCATAACCATTTCTCACTCTAATACACCGCGAGCTGATCACCAGCGCCGCACTGTGGCGCCTGCTACACTGTCTATAAACGACCTCGGACCCTGACAAGATCATGCTCAGTCGCTTCTCGCTGGCGCTACTCACCTTGTTGTTGACCGCACTGCTGGCGTTTGCCTGGGCACTGTTGCTGTTCTACACCAGCCCCTCGCTTCGCCCGGAGAATGTGGACTGGCCCCGCACCCTGCGGGACCTCAGCCTGTGCCTGGCCGCTTTTCTTCTGTTTGCCACGGCGGCGTACCTTCCAGTGCGTCGCACCATCGTCAGTAAACTCACCATCGGCTTCGGGCTTAACTTTGTCGGTGTCTGGCAGGCCCTGATCAACGACCTGGTGGAGCCGCACTGGTGGCCGGCCGAAGCCATCAGCTTCCTGTGTATTCCGGTCGGTCTGCTGATAGCGGCCCTCGGGTTGTATCAGCTCGGACGCGCCTATCGTATGAACCGGCTGATTCTCGGAAGCTACCAACAGATTGAGCGGGACTTGGCGACCGTCGACCAACTCACTCAACTCTACAACCGTCGCTATTTCTTTACCACCTGCGGACCGCTGTTTGAGCAGTCTCAGGACGATGGTCTGCAACCCGTGGTGATCGGCCTGCGGGTACTTAACCTGACCGAACTCAACCAGAGGCTCGGGCTGGAGGCCGGGGATGACATTCTGCAGCGCGTTGGTAAAGCCATACGCCGCTACCTGCGCCACGGACAGATCGCCGCCCGCATGGGCGGCCGACGGTTTGCCGTGTTTCTACCGGACAGCACGGAGCATGACGCCGATCACCTGGCCCGGCAGATTGTCGCGCGGCTGGAGCATGTGCTGATGACCGACGCCCGGGGCGAGGACCTGCTGGTGCAGGTTCAGATCAACTACCACGTCGGCGTGGCCCGGGAAGAGGACACGCTGGAGACGCTCGTCCGGCGCGTCGGTACGGACGATACCGACACCGTAAAAAACCCGGTGCTGTGAAGCCTCAGCGGAAGCACATCCCCAAACGACGTATTGTGGTAGACGACAATGGTAGATGACGGCCTTTGGCCTTATGCCACCCTACCGACCAACGTCGAGGGTGACATAAAGCCAGGTTTCGGGATCAGCCGGTGTTGCGCATGCCCGCGGCGATACCCGCCATGGTCACCTTGAGCGCCTTTTCCAGCTCTGGACTGATTTCCTTGCCGCTGCGATAGCGCTTGAGCAATTCAACCTGCAGATAGCTCAGCGGGTCCATGTAGGGTTTGCGTACCCGCAGGGCGCGCTGCAACATGGGCTCCTCGCTCAACAGCTCGTCCTGATGCTTGATCCGGTTGATCAGCACTTCCAGCGCACTCAGGTCCGCCCGCAGTTGCTGCCCCAGGCCGTGCAACTCGGAGGGCACCAGCTCTTTTTCGTAATAGCTGCAGATCGGCAGATCGGCCTTGCCCACCACCATTTCCAGCAGGTCCAGGAAACTGGAGAAGAACGACCAGTTTTCCAGCATATCCACCAGAGTGGATGGCGCATTCTCCAATGCGTATTCCAGCGCCTGGCGGGTACCGAGCCAGGAGGGCAGGTTCAGGCGCACCTGCATCCAGGCAAACACCCAGGGGATGGCCCGCAGGCTGTCCACCCCACCGGTGGCCTTGCGCTTGGCCGGGCGACTGCCCAGGGCCAGCAGGTTCAACTCCTGCTCCGGCGTCAGGCTGCGGAAATAGGGCACGAACTTCGGGTGGCCGCGCACCACATTGCGGTAGGCCTCCAGGCTGCTTTGAGCCATGCGCTCGATCAGGTCCCGCCACTCCTGGGACGGCCCCTTGTGCGGCATCAGGGTTGCCCGAAGAGTGGCCGACACATAGGTGGAGAAACTGCTGAACGCCACGCGGGACTGGCCGAACTTGTAGCGGATCATTTCGCCCTGTTCGGTCACCCGGATCTGCCCTTTCACCGAGCCCGGTGGCTGGGAGGCCATGGCCTTCTCCACCGGGCCGCCACCGCGACCGACGGTGCCGCCGCGGCCGTGGAACAGAACCAGCTTGACGTTCTGTTGCTCGGCAATGTTTACCAGCTTTTCCTGCGCCTTGTACTGGGCCCAGGTCGCGGCGAACTTGCCGGCGTCCTTGGCGGAGTCGGAGTAGCCGATCATCACAGTCTGGCGGGCGCCGGTGTATTCCTGGTACCAGGGAATCTGCCACAGCCGACCCATCACCTCCGGCGCCCGATCCAGGTCGTCCAGGGTTTCAAACAGGGGCACGATGGGCATATTCCAGGTCATGCCGCATTCGCGCAGCAGCAACGCCACCACCATCACGTCCGACGGTTGCTGGGCCATGGAAATCACGTAGTGGGACAGGGTCTCCCGGGGTTCCTGAGCGATCACCTTGCAGGTGGCCAGCACCTCTTCGGTTTCCTCGCTCATGGGCCAGTGCGCCGGCAACAGTGGGCGCTTGTTGTTGAGCTGCTCGAGCAGAAATTCCTGCCGCTGCTCTTCGCTCCACTCCAGGTAGCTGCCCAGCTCCAGATACTGGGTCAGCTCGTCCATCGCCTTCACGTGGCGCTCGCCATCCTGCCGGATATCCAGCGGCACCAGGTTGATACCAAAGCTCTGCACCCGGCGGATGTTGTCCAGTACCGGGCCGTTGGCGATGTGCGGGAAGCCCACCTCGCGCAGCGACTCGAAGCACATCAGCAGGGGCTCGAGCAGGTCTTTGCGCTCGGTGATCACCGCATCGTTCCACTCGGGAGAGCGGCCCTCCAGACGCGCCTCGGTCCACTCCAGAGTGGCCTGCAGACGCTGGCGCAACTCACCGAGCAGATCCCGATACGGCGTGACACTGCCCGGGAAGCGGGCACTCAGTTCGGCACCGGCCTCGTGCATGCTCAA is a window from the Marinimicrobium koreense genome containing:
- the ppc gene encoding phosphoenolpyruvate carboxylase; this encodes METLPETLRENVRLLGELLGDTVRDHEGDDLFQKIEDIRQLGKAIQQSEEEDSTPLVERLGELNDRDILPIVRAFNQFLNLANIADQEYSASAEAEPDDGLKSLLLELKDTYGQERLSEVIGDLNIQLVLTAHPTEVTRRTLIRKYDQIVHTLSDRQRGNLLTYEQDKHRGRLHRLVEEIWSTDEIRSERPTAVDEAKWGFAVIENSLWQAVPDFIRHLDRLCCRHLDHCLPVDLQPFSFYSWMGGDRDGNPNVTHRVTREVLLLGRWMAADLYLKDIQSLSNDLSMHEAGAELSARFPGSVTPYRDLLGELRQRLQATLEWTEARLEGRSPEWNDAVITERKDLLEPLLMCFESLREVGFPHIANGPVLDNIRRVQSFGINLVPLDIRQDGERHVKAMDELTQYLELGSYLEWSEEQRQEFLLEQLNNKRPLLPAHWPMSEETEEVLATCKVIAQEPRETLSHYVISMAQQPSDVMVVALLLRECGMTWNMPIVPLFETLDDLDRAPEVMGRLWQIPWYQEYTGARQTVMIGYSDSAKDAGKFAATWAQYKAQEKLVNIAEQQNVKLVLFHGRGGTVGRGGGPVEKAMASQPPGSVKGQIRVTEQGEMIRYKFGQSRVAFSSFSTYVSATLRATLMPHKGPSQEWRDLIERMAQSSLEAYRNVVRGHPKFVPYFRSLTPEQELNLLALGSRPAKRKATGGVDSLRAIPWVFAWMQVRLNLPSWLGTRQALEYALENAPSTLVDMLENWSFFSSFLDLLEMVVGKADLPICSYYEKELVPSELHGLGQQLRADLSALEVLINRIKHQDELLSEEPMLQRALRVRKPYMDPLSYLQVELLKRYRSGKEISPELEKALKVTMAGIAAGMRNTG
- a CDS encoding hydroxymethylglutaryl-CoA lyase, whose protein sequence is MVEQHTQRPTRVRLIEVGPRDGLQNEPHPVPLSAKHQLLEDLADAGLDYLEAGSFVHPQRVPQMADSDALFQAMNRRCGVTYAALTPNMKGLERALAVGADEVALFAASSETFSQKNINCSIAESLERFAPVIAAATNAGLPVRGYISCVLGCPYEGAVTPGAVLTLTRELLAMGCREVSLGDTIGVGTAGDTERLLAHLLPEVGPERLAVHFHDTYGQALANILVALNAGIATIDSAVAGLGGCPFAPGAAGNVATEDVVYLLNGLGIEHGVDLDKLILAGERICSVLERDNASRAARAYLNRRT
- a CDS encoding DUF2288 domain-containing protein; protein product: MTDDSLPLEATLNLETATIPWRELQRFFAAGRAIAVAPELDLVKVGAELSRDNADQFKAWMEEGKVDAVSDTQAQAWFEADAEVWALVIKPYVLVQGHQ
- a CDS encoding GGDEF domain-containing protein codes for the protein MLSRFSLALLTLLLTALLAFAWALLLFYTSPSLRPENVDWPRTLRDLSLCLAAFLLFATAAYLPVRRTIVSKLTIGFGLNFVGVWQALINDLVEPHWWPAEAISFLCIPVGLLIAALGLYQLGRAYRMNRLILGSYQQIERDLATVDQLTQLYNRRYFFTTCGPLFEQSQDDGLQPVVIGLRVLNLTELNQRLGLEAGDDILQRVGKAIRRYLRHGQIAARMGGRRFAVFLPDSTEHDADHLARQIVARLEHVLMTDARGEDLLVQVQINYHVGVAREEDTLETLVRRVGTDDTDTVKNPVL
- the smrA gene encoding DNA endonuclease SmrA, with the protein product MSSDERDEWALFEREMRDVRPIKSEPKVPLNKSDAPAETLAQRREMAVREVVGAESNFLSGDYVPPVDPHDHLAFKRDGVQNGVYRNLRLGKYTVDARLDLHRMTVEESRRAVFQFVQDCMAQDIRCGLITHGKGVGRETPALLKSCVAHWLPQMHEVLAMHSAQPQHGGSGATYILLRKSERKRQENWERQHKRRG